The Devosia sp. YIM 151766 genome includes a region encoding these proteins:
- a CDS encoding bifunctional riboflavin kinase/FAD synthetase, which yields MTFLRLSSLADLPQSLRGAYVAIGNFDGLHRGHQTIIEALRQRAQDANVPALMLTFEPHPRDVFAPAPFMFRLTQGDAKARLAEALGLDGIVILPFDHAFSQTEAEDFVETILVEQLGVRGVITGSDFHFGRQRRGTRAFLKAAGDRLGFAVETLDLMDEGDEPISSSRIRAALSEGAVTAANRLLGYHWFFDGCVVQGDQRGRDLGFPTANTMTPAGFQLAQGVYAVRARLGSRRFDGVAAYGKPMFDNQRPPFETHLFDFDEDIYGQTLQVALVGHIRGQEVFSGLDELIAAMNRDAGKARDLIAADAPVSDLDRKLGFFE from the coding sequence TTGACCTTCCTCCGTCTTTCCAGCCTCGCCGACCTGCCGCAAAGCCTGCGTGGCGCCTATGTCGCCATCGGCAATTTCGATGGCCTGCATCGCGGCCACCAGACCATTATCGAGGCCCTGCGCCAGCGGGCCCAGGACGCCAATGTGCCGGCGCTGATGCTGACCTTCGAGCCGCATCCCCGCGACGTCTTCGCCCCCGCCCCCTTCATGTTCCGCCTCACCCAGGGCGACGCCAAGGCGCGCCTGGCCGAGGCGCTCGGCCTCGACGGCATCGTCATCCTGCCCTTCGATCATGCTTTCTCGCAGACCGAAGCCGAGGATTTCGTCGAAACCATTCTGGTCGAGCAATTGGGCGTACGCGGCGTCATCACCGGTTCGGATTTTCATTTCGGCCGCCAGCGCCGCGGCACCCGGGCCTTCCTCAAAGCCGCCGGCGACCGCCTGGGTTTCGCCGTCGAAACCCTCGATCTCATGGATGAGGGGGACGAGCCCATTTCGTCTTCGCGTATCCGGGCGGCGCTGTCGGAAGGGGCGGTCACCGCCGCCAATCGCCTGCTCGGCTATCACTGGTTCTTCGATGGCTGCGTGGTGCAGGGCGACCAGCGCGGCCGCGATCTCGGCTTTCCCACCGCCAATACCATGACCCCGGCCGGCTTCCAGCTCGCCCAGGGCGTCTATGCCGTGCGCGCCCGGCTCGGCTCTCGCCGCTTCGACGGCGTCGCCGCCTATGGCAAGCCCATGTTCGACAATCAGCGCCCGCCCTTCGAAACCCATTTGTTCGATTTCGACGAAGACATTTACGGCCAGACGCTGCAAGTCGCCCTGGTCGGCCATATCCGCGGCCAGGAAGTCTTTTCCGGCCTGGACGAATTGATCGCCGCGATGAACCGCGATGCCGGAAAAGCCCGCGACCTGATCGCCGCCGACGCCCCCGTCAGCGACCTCGACCGCAAACTGGGCTTCTTCGAATAG